A region of Silurus meridionalis isolate SWU-2019-XX chromosome 17, ASM1480568v1, whole genome shotgun sequence DNA encodes the following proteins:
- the dohh gene encoding deoxyhypusine hydroxylase, whose product MASDQDVTAVGRILVDVQQELSTRFRALFTLRNLGGGEAVKWISQAFSDESALLKHELAYCLGQMQDERAIPVLERVLGDAEQEPMVRHEAGEALGAIGNPKVLDLLKQYSKDPVIEVAETCQLAVRRLEWLMSGGDEEKAKCTDSNPYSSVDPAPPAQRKSVSELRTQLLDESLPLFERYRAMFALRNLGSEEAVLALGDGLQCSSALFRHEIGYVLGQMQHGASIPQLCAALENKSENAMVRHECAEALGSIGQDSCLSILQRYREDSERVVKESCEVALDMLEYENSAQFQYADGLLRVNAAQ is encoded by the exons ATGGCGAGTGATCAGGACGTAACAGCGGTCGGACGCATCCTGGTGGACGTCCAGCAGGAACTTTCCACACGTTTCAGAGCTCTGTTCACGCTCCGGAACCTGGGCGGAGGCGAGGCGGTGAAATGGATCAGCCAGGCTTTCTCTGATGAGTCAGCACTTCTCAAGCACGAGCTGGCCTACTGCCTGGGGCAGATGCAGGACGAGAGAGCGATTCCCGTCCTGGAGAGGGTCCTGGGAGACGCCGAGCAGGAGCCCATGGTCAGACATGAAGCAG GCGAAGCTCTGGGAGCCATCGGAAATCCCAAAGTGCTGGATTTACTGAAACAGTACTCGAAGGATCCGGTCATCGAG gtggCAGAGACGTGTCAGCTGGCTGTACGGAGGTTGGAGTGGCTGATGAGCGGAGGTGATGAAGAGAAGGCGAAGTGTACAGACAGTAACCCGTACAGCTCGGTGGACCCGGCGCCTCCAGCACAGAGGAAAAGCGTTTCGGAGCTCAGGACGCAGCTCCTGGACGAGAGCCTGCCCCTTTTCGAACGCTACAGAGCCATGTTTGCTCTCAGGAACCTCGGCAGCGAAGAGGCCGTGCTCGCTCTGGGAGATG GCCTGCAGTGCAGCAGCGCTTTATTCCGTCACGAGATCGGGTACGTGTTGGGGCAGATGCAGCACGGGGCGAGCATCCCTCAGCTTTGCGCCGCCCTCGAGAACAAGAGCGAGAACGCCATGGTGAGACACGAGTGTGCCGAGGCGCTCGGCTCCATCGGGCAGGACTCCTGCCTGTCCATCCTGCAGCGCTACCGAGAGGACAGCGAGCGTGTGGTGAAGGAGAGCTGTGAGGTGGCGTTGGACATGCTGGAGTACGAGAACAGTGCGCAGTTCCAGTACGCAGACGGACTGCTCCGAGTAAACGCCGCTCAATAA